The genomic segment CTAAACCTGTGATTCGGTCGAAATAGGCGCTGCTGTGTCCGCCAAAATCTATCTTCCGCAGGGCATAAGCCACTACAACGAAAAATAGGATGCTGCATTTTGTTACGTAGGTCCATATGAATAAGGGGTGACATTCCTGGTTGATGCGGGAATACGTTTGACGCTAAATCCGATCTGGATCTGGATCTGGATCTGGATCAGAATCTGGATCTGGCTCGCTTACGTTTGCATACACGCCCTAGGCATGCCCTTTGCACCCTTTGCAACAAAAAAACATCCTACGGCTTAAGCGGGGTATAGCCCGTTTTCTCAATCAAATATTGGCCCTGCGGCGACAAAATCCAATCTATAAACGGCTGTACTTTAGGGTTGTCAGTGCCTGCTGTAATCGCATAAAACGGCGCCGTAAGCGGATAGGTACCGTTTCTAATGTTCGCGCGGTTCGCCTCCACCCCGTTAATTTGAAGCAAATGGATTTGCTGCTCGTGCACCATCTCGGTGGCGTAGAACAGGAATGAAAAGCCAATTGCATTTTTATAATTGCGGTAGTTTGCGGTTGCTTTAATGATCCCACCCATATCGACATTTACATCCTCTTCAATAGGCTTTATAAGCTGCTTATCCTTCATGATTTTTTGGAGCATCGTCTGGCTGCCACTGTTCTCTCGTCGCTGGAAAGGCCGAATTTTCTCCTTCTCTCCCCCAACCTGCTTCCAGTTCGTCAGTTCCCCGGCATAGATGCCTTGAATCTGCTCCAGCGTCAAGTCCTGCACCTCATTGCGGCTGTTTACGAAAAAGATAAAAGCCTCATAGCCAATCGGCGTCAGCGTAAGCTCTACACCCGCTGCTTTTGCCTGTGCCTCTGATTATACGCATCCTCCGTACCGTTCACCTGAATCTCGCTGTCTTGCTCATAGTAGGAATATTCCTTTTGCTTATATACTGCCTGAACGAATGCAGCATACATCGGATATAAGGCGGTTGAGCCATCCAGATGCGGCAGCTGGCTGCGGATTTTGAGGGATGCCGGCTCTGGCAGCGATACCGCCTTCGTTCCCTCTCGAAAAGGTTCATAATCTCTCATATTTATCGCCTGATCATCGACGATTTTCAGCTTCTCCACGTATTGTTCATAACGCCAGCCGATGACAAATGAAATTGCAATGATTAGAATCGCTGAACCTAACAATGACCAGAAAACCTTTTCTTTTAGCACATCAATATAAGCTAGAAAATAAAAGATACTTATAAGCGCAGAAGCCGTGATGACTAATGCTCCATATAATTTCGAGTCTGTTAACAGCATCACAATAGCATAAATGATCCAAGTAAAGAACATAATCGGAAAGCTAATAAGTATCGTAGCTAAAATAATCGTACTCCAATCTCTCTCTTTCAACGATTGCTTCCCCTTTTTCGCCCCATAGGCTTTTTTTCTTATTTTAGCGAAAGGCCAGCATCCAGCTAGTACCAAGTTTATGTGGTACTGGCGTTTAACACTATCCTTTGTTGCACCCGTTACTATGCAAAGGCTAAGATTAAAGAAGTACCGCTAAGGACATGCTAAAGGAGATAGTTATGCTGAAATGGATTTCCGCCATCATTTATGCTTTGCTGCTCGCCACCGTTTTTATATACCAAAACAATCTGCTCGATTGGCTGCAAAATGACACGCCCTCTGTATTTATCGTCTTTCTCGTCGCTCTGTTTCTCGTACTCGTGCCCGTCGTTCCGTTCAAAATTATGATTGCCTTGCTCGGTTTTATGTACGGTCCGCTGCTCGGGGCATTGATTAGCTGGCTGGCCGCTTCACTTGCTGCCATCATTGTATTTTTGCTAGCTCGCTATCTCTTCCGTGAGCAAGGACAAGCTTTCCTCCATAAATTCAGCCAACTGGACAAGCTTCAGGCCACGATGGAAAAACGGCCGTTTCTAACGATTTTGACGGCGCGATTAATTCCGGTCATTCCGCATATGGTCGTCAATATTTATCCCGCGGTTACTACTGTACGGCTGCTTCCTTATGCCGTTGCATCGGCTCTTGGCAAAATCCCGTTTATGCTGCTCTTTGCTTATATGGGTCAAAATATGTTTAAAGATTGGGCTAGCTTCGCCTTATTTGCGGGCGTATACGCCGCCTTTTTCGCCTTGTCTTATGGCGGATACCGCCTTTGGTTAAAAAGACAATGAAACGCGTAAAATAGCCTTGTTTGTTTAGCAGCTTGTTTAAAATAATGCCTGGACGTTTATAGTATGTTATCGGATGAATGCAGCGAAGCGAGCTTGACAAAATGCTTGTTATTTGTAATAATTATAAATAAGTAATTACTATAAATTAAGCATTTAGCTTTCCAGCCATTGCGATTACGCCAAGCAAACTTCCCTTTTAGAAACATAAAAACAGGAAACGAAAGGATGAACGATCATGAAAAAAACACATGAGGTCTTAAATAAACAAATCGCTAACTGGAGTGTCCTTTATATTAAACTGCACAATTTCCACTGGTACGTGAAGGGCTCGCAATTTTTCACCCTGCACGTGAAGTTCCAAGAATTTTATGAAGAGGCCGCTTTGAATGTGGATGAGCTGGCTGAGCGCCTGCTTGCATTGGAAGGCAAGCCTGTCGCAACGATGAAAGAATATATGGAGACGGCTTCCATCAAAGACGCTACAGGCAAAGAAACCGCTACAGCTATGGTTGAGTCTCTTATAACGGACTTCTCAACGATAATCGAGGAGCTCAAAGCCGGCATGTCGATTGCGCAAGAAGCGAATGATGAGACGACAGCCGATATGCTGCTTGCGATTCACACCGCGCTTGAGAAGCATGTATGGATGCTGAAAGCTTTTAACGCTTAATTTCAAAAAAACATGCCGCTTAAACGTATAGGCGAACCTCATAATCAGCTGTCACAGCCTCTCCCCCAAGGGCAGGCTGCGACGCAAAAAAACCTTCAAACTCTGCGACCTGCGCGGGTTTGAAGGTTTTTTGGTTGCTTGAATCCGATTATACGAGCTTAATTGAACAGCTAGCAACTTCTTTGCCTTGCCACAATGCCGAGAGTTTGTCGCCATCCTGCAAAGCTGCAACACCTGCTGGCGTTCCGGTAAAAATAAGATCACCCGGCCCAAGTCCGTAGTTGTCATTAATATGCCGGAGCAGCGTGCCAATATTAAATAGCATATCGGCAGAATTGCCATGCTGTGCTTCTTCATTATTGCGAAGCAGCGCAAAATCATGCGCCTTCAGCTCTTCCGCACCAGGATACGGCAGCCATGCGCCAAGGGGAGCGGAGCCTTTGAAGCCTTTAGCCGGAAGCCACGGCTGGCCTTTGGCCTTGATCTTGCTTTGCACATCGCGAAGCGTCATATCAAGCCCCAGCGCCAAACCGTCGATGCATGCGTCAGGGTCCATGCCCGGCTCAAGCGCCCGGCCCACTCGCAGCACCAGCTCCAGCTCGAAATGCACCTCGCCTTGATCGCCTGGCAGCTCCACTACGCCGCCATCCATCGGCACTAGCGCATGAGTCGGCTTTGTAAATACCATCGGCGATTCAGGCACCTCATTGCCCAGCTCTAACGCATGCAAACGATAATTCCGCCCAATACAATAAATGTTGCGTACTTCTGAAAACATCTCCATCCCCCTCTCCTGTTCTATAGGCTCGCCTTTAATTAAACCTTCTTCTGAGCAGCAATTTGCTCCGCAAGCTCGTTAAGCTCAGTCCAGCGCTCCATGAGCTGCTCCAGCTTTTCTTCAAGCTGCTGCTGCTCCTCCGAAAGCTGCTGAATCAGCACCGAATCGCTGCCGGATTCCTCCATGCGCTGTTCAATGTGCGCAAGATCATTTTCAGCCTGCTCAATCCAGCCGTCAATTTGCTCAAAATCCTTTTGATCCTTGTAGGACATTTTGAGCGCACGTTCCTTGCCGCCGCCCGTTCCGGCTTTTGCGTTCGAATCCCCCGCCGCACTCTTGCTTCCAGCAGCGCTCGCCGAGCCTGCCCCAGCAGCAGCTTTCGCACTTCCGCCCGCCGAGGAGCCGCCTGAAGCTGGCGATGTACCGGCAGCAGCCGAGCCATGCTTTTCTACAAACTCCTGATATTCGCTATAGTTGCCTGTATGCTGCGTAATGACGCCATCCTCAAAGGATAAAATTTTATCGACTGTCCGGTCAAGGAAGTAACGATCATGGGATACGACAAATACGACGCCCGGAAAATCATCCAAATAATCTTCCAATACGGCCAACGTCGAGATGTCCAAATCATTCGTCGGCTCATCGAGAAGAAGCACGTTCGGCGCCTTCATCAGCACGCGAAGCAATTGAAGACGGCGCTTCTCGCCGCCTGACAGCTTGCTGATCAGGCTCCATTGCATCGCAGGAGGGAACAAAAACCGCTCCAGCATTTGCCCTGCTGAAATGAGCGAGCCATCCGCCGTCTTCACCTGCTCTGCACCTTCGCGGATAAATTCAATGACGCGCAGCGACTCGTCCATCTCTTCATGCTCCTGCGAGAACCAGCCCAGATTTACGGTGAGGCCCAGCTCAACTGTACCTTCATCCGGCTGCAGCCTCCCCTCAATCAGCTTAAGCAGCGTAGATTTGCCGCTGCCATTGCGTCCGATAATGCCTACCCGGTCCTCCGGCACGGCAATATAGCTGAAATCACGAATGAGTGTCCGCTCGCCAAAACGTTTCGTTACCTTTTCAAGCTCGACGATTTTGCGTCCGAGGCGGGTCGAGGCAACCGATACATCCATTTTTCCCGCGCTTTGCTTAGGCGCCTGCGCCTTCAAGTCCTCGAAGCGATCAATTCTCGCCTTCTGCTTCGTCGTTCTCGCCTTGGCTCCGCGCCTAATCCAGGCAAGCTCGCTGCGCAGCAGGTTTTTGCGTTTGCTTTCTGTTGCCGCCTCGCGCTCTTCCCGCTCCAGCTTAAGCTCTAGAAAACGGCTGTAGTTCGCTTCATAGAAATAAGCACGTCCGCCATCGAGCTCAATAACCCGATTGCTGACCCGATCAAGGAAATAGCGATCATGGGTAATCATAAGCAGCGCGCCTTTGCGTTTTTGCAGCATGCCTTCCAGCCAAGCGACCGAATCATTGTCGATATGGTTCGTCGGCTCGTCCAAAATCAAAATGTCCGAAGGCTGGAGCAATGCTGCCGCCATCGCTACCCGCTTGCGCTGCCCGCCGGAAAACGTCTCGACCTTCTCGTCAAAATGAAGAATGCCAAGCTTAGCGAGCGCAATCTTCGCTTCACTCTCAAGTGTCCAAGCGTCGAATTCATCCATCCGCTGGTTCGCTTTAATCAGCCTTTGCTGGAGCGCCTCGTCACTTGGATGAAGCTCCAGCGCTTCAAGCGCCTCCACATGCTCGCGCACAGCACGCTGCTGCGGCGAATCGCCGCCAAGCACATGCTCAAGCGCCGTTTCCCCTGGAGCGAACACCGGGTCCTGCGAAAGCATGCGAATGGTCACCCGGTTCCCAATGGAAATGTTGCCTGCATCTGCTGGCTCAAGCCCGGCAATCACTTTAAGAAACGTCGATTTGCCCGTTCCATTGACGCCGATAATGCCGATTTTGTCGCCATCCTCGAGACCGAAGGTAACGTCCTCGAACAGCATTTTTTCCCCGTAGCTTTTCGTAATATGTTCGACTGATAATAAATGCATCGCAATAACCTACTTTACATCAGAAATAGTTGTTCCAAGCCAGCTTCTCCTACCATATAGCTCTCGGAAAAGCCGCCCTTTCCAACTATCATATCATAATCCGCGCCCCTCCACCCCGCTTAGCAGCCACCTCATTTGTATATTGACAAAAATATTTTTATGTGGTATAATATAATATTTTATTATTTACACCTCTATGATTATCCCTTATGATATAAAAGCTTGGCCAAGCACAATCTGAGCTGATGTTGATCGGAGGGATCGTATGCTACTTGCAAAAGGCATTGCCATGCTGGAGATTACAGCCGCCATTATGGGGAAATCCACAACGATTTACCCTACCCTTATTTGGGATAATGATCGCCAAATCCTTATAGACACTGCCCACCCTGGGCAGCTTCCATTGATTCAGAAGGCCGCAGCACTAGAAGGCGTTCTCCTCAAGCAAATAACCGACGTCGTACTTACCCATCAAGATATCGATCATATTGGCAGTCTGCCAGCTGTCATTGAACAAGCTGATTACGCACCGCGTGTATGGAGCAGCGACATCGAGAAGCCCTACATCGAAGGACGCAAACGTCTGATCAAAATAACCGACGAGGCGCTCGCGAACCTCGATCTGATGTTTCCTCCGGAAACGCCCGCTGCATTTCGCGCCGCTTTTCGAAAAATGCTGGAGCATCCGCCCCACGCAAATGTAACAGCGCAGCTGCTGGGCGGCGGCAAGCTTGATGTATGCGGCGGCATCAGCATTATTAATACGCCGGGACATACCCCCGGACATATCAGCTTATATCATCACGCGAGCCAAACATTAATAGCAGGAGATGCGCTGATCGCAGAAAATGGCAAGCTCGCCCCTCCTGCTCCTGCTGCCACGCTCGATTATGAAAGGGCTCTGCAATCACTCAAAGCGCTTGCAGATTACCCCATCCAGCATGTTATTTGCTATCATGGCGGTTTATGCAGCGGTCAGCTTAATGAACAAATTGCTCAAATTTCTGATGGAGCTGCTGTTTAATCAAAACAAAGGCCGTCCCAAAGCAGTGTAAATACTGCCTTGGGACGGCCTCGCTTATTTCATTAACTGCCTTTTACTTATTTGCTTGCTTCAGCGTATTTCGTTGCATTCAGCAGCAAGGTAACAACCTCAGCCCTCGTTGCCTTAGCATTTGGATTGAACTTATTGTTCGCCCCTTGTACAATGCCTGCTTTGGCTGCCGCAGCTACATAAGGAACTGCCCAAGCCGGAATCTCTTTCGCATCGGCAAAATCCACCTTTGCAGCCGGATCAACCGGAAGGTCAAGTGCACGTACCATGATGGCCGTCATTTCAATTCGGGTCAATGGGTTGCTTGGTCGGAACGTATTGTCCGCATAACCGCTAATGAGCCCCGCTTCTAACAGCTGTGCTACGAAGGAGCGTGCCCATACCGGAATTGCATCCGCATCGCGGAAATTCGGCAATGTTGTTGCAGCTTCCAGCTTAAATGCACGGCTAACCATCGTTACAAACTCTGCACGTGTCGCATTCGCTTCTGGACGGAACGTGCCGTCGCTGAATCCTTTTACTATTCCTTGCTCTACCGCCTGCTTAATCGACTGCTCTGCCCAATGTCCCGCTACATCCTTAAGCACAACTGGAGTTGGCGTCGGGCTTGGATTTGGACTTGGGGATACAGAAGGTGTTGGCGTCGGGCTCGGGGTAGGAGTGCTTGTTCCTGGATTGCTCGTGCCAGGATTTCCTGTGCCCGGGTTCCCGGAGCCTAATAGATCGGTGATTCTTCCTTGAATACCGATATCTACTGTACCGAGTTTCGCCAAATATTCATTAAACACTTCATAGTCTACAAAATTCAGTTCATAGAAGCGGCCAGCATCTTTCGCTGCTTTCATTGACAGATAGAAGTCGCCGCCATTAGCCATGAACGAGTTCGTCGCAACAATGTAATATGCATTTGGATCAAGCGCCACATACTCGCCTTGCTCATTCAATACTTCCACTTTTACGATTCGTTCGCCTTGTTGTGTCACAACACCAGTAACCGAGTTGTAAATTTCAGGCTTCTTCGTGGAATCGAAAGTATAGCGCATACCTGCAACTTGCGGGAATCTGCCTTCCTCCGTCGTCGGCGTCGAACCGCTGACACCATTCTCGAGCGCCGCAGTAATTTCTGCACCTGTCATTTTCAGCGCCGTCAAGTTGTTGCCAAATGGCATAACCGTCAGCAAATGACCAAGTGTAATGTCTCCAGCAGGAATGGAATCACGGATGCCACCTGCATTTTGAATTGTTACATAACCGGCAATGCCCGCTTTGTCGATCAATGGGCTATTTTTCACCTTGTCCAGCATGCCGTCCGCAATCAGGTTACCCAGATTCGTTTCCTGTCTGCGCACGTTTTTGCGGAGGCCATCGAGTGCAACGTTTGTTTTGCCAACAACCGTCTTCTGAAGCTCTGCGATTGGCGCCTTGAATTCCTCCAATTTCGCCGTGTGCTCAGGAAGAGCAGTAAATTTATAATTCGCTCCAATCTTCTCGTCTACATTAACCAACTCGCCATCCCAGACTACAAGCTCGCCTTGTGCATCAAAAATCGCATCCAGCTTGCCCAGATATACGCCATATTCACCCGTTTGTACGATTAGGGTAGGAGGTGCGTCAGCCGTCTTCTGATAAACAGTCGGCTCATTCAGCTGCGTATGCGAGTGGCCGCCAACGATAATATCAATGCCCTCTACTGCTGCTGCCAGCTTAAGATCCTCGCCGTAGCCCAAGTGGGAGAGAACGATGATTTTGTTGACGCCTTTCTGTTCCAGTGCTGCAACTGTCGCTCTTGTACTATCTACATAATCCTCGAATCTCACCTGTCCGGGAGAAGCGAGCAGCGCGGTATCCGGTGTTGTCAGTCCAACAATGCCAACCTCTTCGCCGCCAAATTGCTTAATAATTGCCTTGTGAATCTCCGCCTTATTATCATCGGAAGACGAGGAGTACACAATATCATCATTGAACAAAGCATCGAGCTCTGCTTCACCGCTAAAATCAACGTTCGAGCTGACAAATGGGAAGTTTGCCCCTCTGATGAATGCCGCAAGCGTCGCTGCATCCTTATCGAACTCATGGTTCCCGAACGTCATCGCATCGTAATTCATCTCATTCATGAACCACAGATCAGCAAGTCCTTTAAACTGATTGAAATACAAAGTACCCGAGAATACATCGCCTGCATCAAGCAGCAAAGCATTTTGCTTCTCGCTCTTCAAGCCCGCAGCTGCGTTAATACGACGTGGGGCATTATCCAGATGGGCATGGGTATCGTTCGTATGAAGAACACGCAGATCGAATGCATTCTGCACATTGGTAATACGGCCCTCTACCCCAATGTTCACCGTACCCACTTTGCTCAAATATTCATTGAACACTTCATAGTCTACAAAATTCAGCTCATAGAAGCGGCCAGCGTCCTTCGCTGCCTTCATGGACAGATAGAAGTCTCCACCGTTCGCCATAAAGGAGTTTGTCGCTACGATATAATAAGCATCCTCATCAATGTCAACGTATTTACCTTGGTCGTTCAGCACCTGAACCTTAAGAATACGTTCACCCGGCTGTGTAATTTGACCTGATACGGAGTTGTAAATCTCCGGCTGCTTCGTCATATCATAGTAGAATCGCATGCCTGCCACTTGCGGGAATCTGCCTTCCTCACTAGTTGGCGTCGAACCGCTGACACCATTTTCGAGAGCAGCAACGATTTCACGCCCTGTCATTTTCAGCGCCGTCAAGTTGTTGCCGAAAGGCATAACCGTCAGCAAATGGCCAAGTGTAATATCTCCAGCAGGAATGGAATCACGGATACCGCCTGCATTTTGAATCGTCACATAGCCGGCAATGCCTGCCTTGTCGATCAATGGGCTATTTTTCACCTTATCCAGCATGCCGTCTGCAATCAGGTTACCCAGATTCGTTTCCTGTCTGCGCACGTTTTTGCGAAGGCCATCCAGCGCCACATCCGTTTTGCCTACTACCGTTTTCTTAAGCTCAGTCAAAGGAGCATTGAACTCCGCTACTTTAGCTGCAGCAGCTGGATCAGCCGCAAATACATACTGCGAGTTAACCTGCTGATCGACATTTACCAGCTTGCCGTCCCACGAGGTCAGCTTGCCCGCAGCATCGAATTTCACGTCCAATTGACCGAGATTCACGCCATATTCGCCCGTTTGAACGATAAGCGTTGGTGCTGCATTTAGATCTTTGCGGTATACAAAAGGTTCATTTAATTGCGTATGCGAGTGGCCGCCGACAATAATGTCAATGCCATCTACTTCAGCCGCAAGCTTCTGATCTTCCGTATAGCCGATATGGGACAGCGCAATAATTTTGTTGATGCCAAGCGACTCCAGCTGTGCAACCGTCGCTTCTGCACTTGCTTTCACATCGCTGAATACAACGTTGCCTGGAGATGCAAGCAATGCTGTATCTGGCGTTGTTAGGCCGAAAATACCAACCTTCTCGCCATCCACCTCTTTGATGATAGCCGGGTAAATTTTAGCGTCATTCGCTGTGCCATCCACTTGAGGAATGCTGTTAACGAATTTGCTGCCAAG from the Paenibacillus sp. BIHB 4019 genome contains:
- a CDS encoding MBL fold metallo-hydrolase, with the protein product MLLAKGIAMLEITAAIMGKSTTIYPTLIWDNDRQILIDTAHPGQLPLIQKAAALEGVLLKQITDVVLTHQDIDHIGSLPAVIEQADYAPRVWSSDIEKPYIEGRKRLIKITDEALANLDLMFPPETPAAFRAAFRKMLEHPPHANVTAQLLGGGKLDVCGGISIINTPGHTPGHISLYHHASQTLIAGDALIAENGKLAPPAPAATLDYERALQSLKALADYPIQHVICYHGGLCSGQLNEQIAQISDGAAV
- a CDS encoding VTT domain-containing protein; this encodes MLKWISAIIYALLLATVFIYQNNLLDWLQNDTPSVFIVFLVALFLVLVPVVPFKIMIALLGFMYGPLLGALISWLAASLAAIIVFLLARYLFREQGQAFLHKFSQLDKLQATMEKRPFLTILTARLIPVIPHMVVNIYPAVTTVRLLPYAVASALGKIPFMLLFAYMGQNMFKDWASFALFAGVYAAFFALSYGGYRLWLKRQ
- a CDS encoding substrate-binding domain-containing protein, whose protein sequence is MTPIGYEAFIFFVNSRNEVQDLTLEQIQGIYAGELTNWKQVGGEKEKIRPFQRRENSGSQTMLQKIMKDKQLIKPIEEDVNVDMGGIIKATANYRNYKNAIGFSFLFYATEMVHEQQIHLLQINGVEANRANIRNGTYPLTAPFYAITAGTDNPKVQPFIDWILSPQGQYLIEKTGYTPLKP
- a CDS encoding fumarylacetoacetate hydrolase family protein, which translates into the protein MFSEVRNIYCIGRNYRLHALELGNEVPESPMVFTKPTHALVPMDGGVVELPGDQGEVHFELELVLRVGRALEPGMDPDACIDGLALGLDMTLRDVQSKIKAKGQPWLPAKGFKGSAPLGAWLPYPGAEELKAHDFALLRNNEEAQHGNSADMLFNIGTLLRHINDNYGLGPGDLIFTGTPAGVAALQDGDKLSALWQGKEVASCSIKLV
- a CDS encoding Dps family protein; its protein translation is MMKKTHEVLNKQIANWSVLYIKLHNFHWYVKGSQFFTLHVKFQEFYEEAALNVDELAERLLALEGKPVATMKEYMETASIKDATGKETATAMVESLITDFSTIIEELKAGMSIAQEANDETTADMLLAIHTALEKHVWMLKAFNA
- a CDS encoding ABC-F family ATP-binding cassette domain-containing protein, with the protein product MHLLSVEHITKSYGEKMLFEDVTFGLEDGDKIGIIGVNGTGKSTFLKVIAGLEPADAGNISIGNRVTIRMLSQDPVFAPGETALEHVLGGDSPQQRAVREHVEALEALELHPSDEALQQRLIKANQRMDEFDAWTLESEAKIALAKLGILHFDEKVETFSGGQRKRVAMAAALLQPSDILILDEPTNHIDNDSVAWLEGMLQKRKGALLMITHDRYFLDRVSNRVIELDGGRAYFYEANYSRFLELKLEREEREAATESKRKNLLRSELAWIRRGAKARTTKQKARIDRFEDLKAQAPKQSAGKMDVSVASTRLGRKIVELEKVTKRFGERTLIRDFSYIAVPEDRVGIIGRNGSGKSTLLKLIEGRLQPDEGTVELGLTVNLGWFSQEHEEMDESLRVIEFIREGAEQVKTADGSLISAGQMLERFLFPPAMQWSLISKLSGGEKRRLQLLRVLMKAPNVLLLDEPTNDLDISTLAVLEDYLDDFPGVVFVVSHDRYFLDRTVDKILSFEDGVITQHTGNYSEYQEFVEKHGSAAAGTSPASGGSSAGGSAKAAAGAGSASAAGSKSAAGDSNAKAGTGGGKERALKMSYKDQKDFEQIDGWIEQAENDLAHIEQRMEESGSDSVLIQQLSEEQQQLEEKLEQLMERWTELNELAEQIAAQKKV